The proteins below are encoded in one region of Reichenbachiella sp. 5M10:
- a CDS encoding ATP-binding protein: MRKVRSIFLLVILMLSFSASYGQAVSETEARSLLEKTNYNKKRGNLEGALGYGLLGLDQAESLDSEDLIFEFRSVLGDIYLSKKDFKKSIHYFLSIVLHAKRIGNQDQLAKGYYNLAETYSSMGAYNKASDYYYQVSVIYDKTGFKQGKANAIESLGINYVNSNQNEKAIDTYERLLKIAISDKLYSYVGRAQEELFHQYLLMGNNKEAIKYGILNYERIKDRGNSPKIAEVSDLLSGQYILSGDSKNALKYANIAVQKNKNKIAYLKNQAVALAMNDDVAKSMSTFDEAINRSEKLRKSNDVAELYNLKAEVASSKEEYKTATNSLEKAEQIAVSNNSKVIMLETYRIYSAMYKKRGSQTQYDEYRKMYEAVKLQVGDADAIRSKVTVSKENLAESYEQEARAQISTLENQKLAKEREKLRSEQKIKELEILEQRSKLQEAEMQHIELEAQKAKQEILIVEQQAKAKLNQEQLDRLQLQAEMTRLAEAERQKELDILQKESQILQQQKDFETKQAKQAKVLQYIIISASLIILSILAIAFYRTYNTGKTIKEQNQNLAEQQKTILNRNIQLKKSSEAMLAMNNKLKKAHVNLKVLLKKEQSTREELEKANMEIKNTQVHLVQAEKMSSLGLLTAGIAHEINNPINFVSSGAQSLLQNFTEVKTYIENYQKVIALDDIEQIKKYRAILQEDEETLNELQTGSEELLADVTYGISRITEIVNGLRTFSRHDEAEVKDADINESFASALLILKNKYKNKAEIVLDMDESIPQIQCFPGQLNQVFVNLVNNALDAMEDKGTVTITTKDLDKDWVEVRIQDTGTGMPEEVKEKIFDPFFTTKDIGKGTGLGLSISHGIIEKHNGSIQVESELGVGTTFIIKLPKKLELDEKVLENQLS, translated from the coding sequence ATGAGAAAAGTGCGATCAATATTTCTATTGGTGATTCTTATGCTTTCATTTTCTGCGAGTTATGGGCAGGCGGTGTCTGAGACTGAAGCTAGGTCTTTGCTCGAAAAAACGAATTACAATAAGAAACGAGGAAATTTAGAAGGAGCACTTGGATATGGTTTATTAGGCTTGGATCAAGCAGAATCATTGGATAGTGAAGATCTTATTTTCGAGTTTAGAAGTGTACTTGGAGATATTTACCTTTCTAAAAAGGACTTTAAAAAATCTATACATTACTTCCTTAGTATAGTCTTGCATGCCAAGCGTATTGGTAACCAAGACCAGTTGGCCAAAGGCTATTACAATTTGGCTGAGACCTATTCGAGTATGGGAGCCTACAACAAGGCAAGCGACTACTACTATCAGGTTTCGGTGATCTATGACAAAACAGGGTTCAAACAAGGGAAGGCCAACGCAATTGAGTCTCTCGGTATCAATTATGTCAACTCTAATCAAAACGAAAAAGCAATAGATACCTACGAGCGCTTGTTGAAAATCGCGATTTCTGATAAATTATATTCTTATGTGGGTAGAGCTCAGGAGGAGTTGTTTCACCAGTATCTATTGATGGGAAACAATAAAGAAGCTATCAAGTATGGGATATTGAATTATGAGCGGATCAAAGACCGAGGAAATAGTCCCAAGATTGCCGAAGTTTCAGATCTATTGTCTGGCCAATATATTTTGTCAGGTGACAGCAAGAACGCACTGAAATATGCCAATATCGCAGTGCAAAAAAACAAAAACAAAATCGCTTATCTCAAGAATCAAGCCGTGGCGTTGGCTATGAATGATGATGTGGCCAAATCTATGTCCACTTTCGATGAGGCAATCAATCGAAGTGAGAAACTAAGAAAATCCAATGATGTAGCTGAGTTGTATAATTTAAAGGCAGAAGTTGCTTCGAGTAAGGAAGAGTATAAGACTGCGACGAATTCGCTAGAAAAGGCGGAACAAATAGCCGTGAGCAACAATTCCAAGGTGATCATGCTTGAGACATACCGTATTTATTCGGCGATGTACAAGAAGAGAGGGAGTCAGACTCAGTATGATGAGTATAGAAAAATGTATGAGGCTGTCAAATTACAAGTTGGTGACGCTGATGCCATTCGGTCCAAGGTCACGGTATCCAAAGAAAATCTGGCGGAGAGTTACGAACAGGAGGCTCGTGCACAGATATCTACATTGGAGAATCAAAAATTAGCCAAGGAAAGAGAAAAGTTGCGTTCGGAACAGAAAATTAAGGAATTAGAGATATTGGAACAACGCAGTAAATTGCAAGAAGCAGAAATGCAACACATAGAATTAGAGGCTCAAAAGGCTAAGCAAGAGATTTTGATTGTCGAGCAGCAAGCCAAGGCAAAGTTGAACCAAGAGCAGTTGGACCGGTTGCAGTTGCAAGCCGAGATGACGCGTTTGGCAGAAGCAGAGCGCCAAAAAGAGTTGGATATTCTTCAGAAAGAGAGTCAAATATTGCAGCAACAAAAGGATTTTGAGACCAAACAGGCCAAGCAGGCCAAGGTGCTACAGTACATTATTATTTCGGCGTCTTTGATCATTTTGTCGATATTGGCGATTGCATTCTATCGTACCTACAATACAGGCAAGACCATCAAGGAACAGAACCAAAATCTAGCTGAGCAACAGAAGACTATTCTCAATAGAAATATCCAGTTGAAGAAAAGTTCTGAAGCTATGCTTGCGATGAACAATAAGTTGAAAAAGGCCCATGTCAATTTAAAAGTACTATTGAAGAAAGAGCAATCGACTCGTGAGGAGTTGGAAAAAGCCAATATGGAAATCAAGAATACCCAAGTACACTTGGTACAAGCAGAGAAAATGTCTTCATTGGGCTTGTTGACTGCAGGTATTGCTCATGAAATCAACAACCCAATCAACTTTGTCTCCAGTGGAGCGCAATCTCTCCTTCAAAATTTTACAGAGGTAAAGACCTACATAGAAAATTACCAAAAAGTAATAGCACTCGACGATATCGAACAAATCAAAAAATATAGAGCCATTCTGCAAGAGGATGAGGAAACACTCAATGAATTGCAGACAGGTAGCGAAGAATTGTTGGCGGATGTGACGTATGGGATTTCACGTATTACCGAGATCGTCAATGGTTTGCGGACCTTTTCTCGGCATGACGAAGCAGAAGTCAAAGATGCGGACATCAATGAGAGCTTTGCCTCTGCATTGCTAATTTTGAAAAACAAGTATAAGAATAAGGCTGAAATTGTATTGGACATGGATGAGAGTATTCCTCAAATTCAGTGCTTTCCAGGTCAGTTGAATCAGGTATTTGTAAACTTGGTCAATAATGCCCTAGACGCCATGGAGGACAAAGGGACTGTTACAATTACCACCAAGGATTTGGACAAGGATTGGGTAGAGGTACGGATACAAGATACAGGGACAGGAATGCCAGAAGAGGTCAAGGAGAAAATATTTGACCCGTTTTTTACAACAAAGGATATTGGGAAAGGGACTGGACTGGGGTTATCTATTTCTCATGGGATCATAGAAAAACACAACGGAAGCATACAAGTAGAAAGTGAATTAGGGGTTGGAACAACCTTTATTATTAAATTGCCGAAAAAATTAGAATTAGACGAGAAAGTCTTAGAAAACCAGTTATCATAG